A part of Microaerobacter geothermalis genomic DNA contains:
- a CDS encoding protein kinase family protein: MGETEKIKFTPIFKKYQIHCHQIIPIDKDEWMLQTDKGTKMMRVFDDLEKIMWSHQWREQMTRQGFRTLERFIRTKDGEPYAQLHGKKIVVTDGLEGESFQIKDEQTCFFLGEITARIHLAMELVKRFQYTNQPFLARNHFYENWRKQTCGWEPLLDRVDTAVEYMKKGDSSWNGIHPFHPNQIIKMGDYWYLKTGLKEIWEWAPAGLSRLLTFLRDLNLENFDPVTSFLKGYGSIRSLSSKEIYSLIGYLIFPTELMNWEIKGGFHEKKWFPEQLVHQQKKREELAKKVFAVWEEGM; this comes from the coding sequence GTGGGAGAAACAGAAAAAATAAAGTTCACTCCCATTTTTAAAAAATACCAAATTCACTGTCATCAAATCATCCCGATAGATAAAGATGAATGGATGTTGCAAACGGACAAAGGAACAAAAATGATGAGGGTATTTGATGATCTCGAGAAAATCATGTGGTCCCATCAATGGAGGGAACAAATGACGAGGCAGGGATTTCGCACACTGGAAAGATTTATCCGTACAAAGGATGGAGAACCTTATGCTCAATTACATGGGAAAAAGATCGTGGTTACAGATGGGTTGGAGGGTGAGTCTTTTCAGATTAAAGATGAACAAACGTGCTTCTTTCTAGGTGAAATTACCGCACGTATTCATTTGGCCATGGAGCTGGTAAAACGATTTCAATATACAAACCAGCCTTTCTTAGCAAGAAATCATTTTTACGAGAATTGGAGAAAGCAAACCTGCGGTTGGGAACCTCTTCTGGACAGAGTAGATACGGCTGTTGAGTATATGAAAAAGGGAGATTCTTCATGGAATGGGATTCATCCGTTTCATCCCAATCAGATCATAAAAATGGGGGACTATTGGTATCTAAAGACCGGTTTAAAAGAAATATGGGAATGGGCACCTGCTGGCTTATCCCGTTTATTAACATTTTTAAGAGATCTGAATTTGGAAAATTTTGATCCCGTCACTTCGTTCTTAAAGGGTTATGGAAGCATAAGGTCTTTATCATCCAAGGAAATCTATTCGTTGATCGGGTATCTAATTTTTCCCACCGAACTGATGAATTGGGAAATAAAAGGTGGTTTTCATGAAAAGAAATGGTTTCCGGAACAACTGGTCCATCAACAGAAAAAAAGGGAAGAATTAGCCAAAAAAGTGTTTGCCGTATGGGAAGAGGGGATGTGA
- a CDS encoding phosphotransferase: MKMKQRSIEEYVFREYDLYPIRVAPHRNVFRITTDWGEFALKFTQMPGHFIEGIFHTVQYLHNRGFTHLCPIIPNKFGDVVVPGNEGCYYLSPWVSGKHEILEEQWEEEVVGLMATMHHLTGSEESVYMDEEWLKGIAFRWKSKMKRMKYCYQVARSREYPSPFDVVFATNFTSLWEIGKKAHRILLNWSKGRKVKLKKCFTHGHIHQNNMIYTSEGKWVWIDLHHCRMDSPIRDMKSFYRHHLSAYDWKFEIGESWQEIYQDYHPLEKEEWILLYLLLLFPEPVISLIDRYYMKNCQWSEIKSVTKLEREIHSIYQSDTFLTGKLYTMGDLEPLTD; this comes from the coding sequence ATGAAAATGAAACAACGATCCATTGAGGAATATGTATTCAGGGAGTATGATTTATATCCAATCAGAGTGGCACCCCATAGAAATGTTTTCAGAATTACAACCGATTGGGGAGAGTTTGCCCTCAAATTTACCCAAATGCCGGGGCATTTCATTGAAGGGATCTTTCACACCGTTCAATATTTGCACAATAGGGGCTTTACTCATCTTTGTCCAATCATTCCCAATAAGTTTGGAGATGTGGTTGTTCCAGGGAATGAAGGATGTTATTATCTATCCCCCTGGGTTTCAGGAAAACATGAAATCTTAGAGGAACAATGGGAAGAAGAAGTGGTTGGATTAATGGCAACCATGCATCATTTAACTGGATCAGAAGAAAGTGTTTATATGGATGAAGAATGGTTGAAGGGAATTGCCTTTCGTTGGAAATCGAAAATGAAGAGAATGAAGTACTGCTATCAAGTGGCTCGTTCCAGGGAGTATCCTTCTCCTTTTGATGTCGTTTTTGCCACCAATTTTACTTCCCTTTGGGAAATCGGTAAGAAGGCCCATCGTATTCTACTCAACTGGTCCAAAGGAAGAAAAGTTAAACTGAAGAAGTGTTTTACCCATGGACATATTCATCAGAACAACATGATTTATACATCAGAGGGGAAATGGGTATGGATTGATCTCCATCACTGCCGGATGGATTCTCCCATTCGAGATATGAAGAGTTTTTACCGGCATCACCTGTCCGCTTATGATTGGAAATTTGAAATAGGAGAGAGTTGGCAGGAGATTTATCAGGATTATCATCCCCTTGAAAAAGAGGAGTGGATCCTTTTATATCTTCTTTTACTCTTCCCGGAACCGGTAATAAGCCTGATTGACCGGTATTATATGAAAAATTGTCAATGGAGCGAAATCAAATCCGTTACCAAACTGGAAAGAGAGATCCATTCCATTTATCAGTCTGATACTTTTCTTACAGGTAAATTATATACCATGGGAGATTTGGAACCGTTAACTGACTAA
- a CDS encoding cbb3-type cytochrome c oxidase subunit I, producing the protein MFSKAENSAAKNFWYSSIFWLIISMLAGLVVAIKQINPNFLGGVPWLSYGRIRPIHTNGVLFAWLSMTYIAALFYMIPKLLRTPLWSERMGNITCFLWNILIILAVITLASGITTGVEYAELILPLDIYVAVGVAMVAINVFMTIAKREEKQLYVSIWYFVGSLLWLPLVYVVGNVPSQLIGGAPQANMNWFYGHNAIGLWFTTVGIGQIYYLLPKLTGKPLYSHKLSLIGFWTIATFYVWNGPHHLVNAPIPVWLMKAGIIPSILLIIPVWTVLANVVGTMKGAWHKVSEDVGLKFIITGSIFYLLACLQGPFQSLMTVSAVVKYTQWVVGHAHMAPFAAFSFVSFAAIYYAIPRITGRQLYSKSLQNWHYWFSLLGFIIFAFSLWIAGIIQGFSWINGDPFTESLVVIKPLLVARAVGGTMMILAQFFFAYNIFKTVTTGARLETKKSMAA; encoded by the coding sequence ATGTTCAGCAAAGCTGAAAACAGTGCTGCCAAGAATTTTTGGTACTCATCTATTTTTTGGCTCATTATTTCAATGTTAGCTGGATTGGTCGTTGCTATTAAGCAGATTAATCCGAACTTTTTGGGTGGAGTTCCTTGGCTTTCATATGGTCGTATTCGTCCGATTCATACCAATGGGGTGCTTTTTGCTTGGTTGTCCATGACCTATATTGCCGCATTATTTTACATGATTCCCAAATTGCTCCGTACCCCTTTATGGAGTGAAAGAATGGGGAACATTACATGTTTTTTATGGAACATCCTGATTATTCTTGCAGTGATTACTCTTGCTAGTGGAATCACCACAGGTGTTGAGTATGCAGAACTGATCTTACCCTTGGATATTTACGTAGCTGTTGGAGTGGCGATGGTTGCCATTAACGTTTTTATGACCATCGCCAAGCGGGAAGAAAAGCAATTATACGTTAGTATTTGGTATTTCGTAGGTTCACTCCTTTGGCTTCCGTTGGTTTATGTTGTCGGCAACGTTCCTTCCCAACTGATCGGCGGAGCTCCTCAAGCCAATATGAACTGGTTCTATGGCCATAATGCCATTGGATTATGGTTTACAACCGTTGGTATTGGACAAATTTATTATCTACTTCCCAAACTTACCGGAAAACCATTATACAGCCATAAGCTTTCTCTGATTGGTTTCTGGACCATTGCTACTTTTTATGTTTGGAATGGGCCGCACCACTTGGTGAATGCACCGATTCCGGTTTGGTTGATGAAGGCTGGGATCATCCCATCGATCTTATTGATTATTCCGGTTTGGACGGTTTTGGCCAACGTTGTTGGAACGATGAAGGGAGCCTGGCATAAAGTATCCGAAGATGTCGGCTTAAAGTTTATCATCACCGGTTCAATCTTTTATTTGCTCGCATGTTTACAGGGACCTTTCCAATCCTTAATGACCGTCAGTGCGGTTGTAAAGTATACCCAGTGGGTAGTAGGACACGCCCATATGGCACCCTTTGCGGCGTTTTCTTTCGTCAGCTTTGCTGCCATCTACTATGCGATTCCAAGAATTACAGGGCGTCAGTTGTATAGTAAGTCACTGCAAAATTGGCACTATTGGTTCTCACTGCTGGGTTTCATTATCTTTGCCTTCAGCCTGTGGATTGCAGGAATAATTCAAGGGTTCTCATGGATTAACGGAGATCCATTTACTGAATCCCTTGTGGTCATTAAACCGCTTCTTGTAGCTCGTGCTGTTGGAGGTACAATGATGATCCTTGCACAGTTTTTCTTTGCGTACAATATCTTCAAAACTGTAACAACAGGTGCACGTTTGGAAACAAAGAAATCGATGGCTGCTTAA
- a CDS encoding cbb3-type cytochrome c oxidase subunit II, which yields MFEKNTWSIVFASVFLFMVGVFATIILPFLDDEMITPTANAELRNYEPGSPEALGRQVYIREGCNTCHTQVVRPVKADLNQNLGPVSQPGDYVYDKPHLWGSNRTGPDLMWVGVRWNEQWQKEHLLDPRSLVPDSIMPSYDYLSEEDLNNLVAYLMSLRPAQ from the coding sequence TTGTTTGAAAAAAATACATGGAGCATCGTCTTTGCATCCGTTTTTCTATTCATGGTGGGGGTATTTGCCACCATTATATTACCGTTTTTAGATGATGAAATGATTACGCCTACGGCCAATGCGGAATTAAGAAATTATGAGCCCGGTTCACCGGAGGCCCTTGGTCGTCAAGTATATATTCGTGAGGGATGTAATACCTGTCATACCCAGGTGGTTCGTCCTGTGAAGGCAGACTTAAATCAAAATTTGGGTCCGGTCAGTCAGCCTGGTGACTATGTGTATGATAAGCCCCACTTATGGGGATCTAATCGTACGGGTCCCGATCTGATGTGGGTGGGAGTCCGTTGGAATGAACAATGGCAGAAAGAACATCTGCTTGATCCTCGTAGTTTGGTTCCTGACTCCATCATGCCTTCATATGATTACTTAAGTGAAGAAGATTTAAATAATCTCGTGGCTTATTTAATGAGCTTACGCCCGGCACAATAG
- the ccoS gene encoding cbb3-type cytochrome oxidase assembly protein CcoS: MNLSVLLFFVVFFSFVGSSVLVLWWCKKSGQFDDVEGIKYRMLEDE; encoded by the coding sequence ATGAATTTAAGCGTATTATTGTTTTTTGTCGTTTTCTTTTCTTTCGTCGGTTCATCGGTTCTGGTATTGTGGTGGTGCAAAAAATCTGGTCAATTTGATGATGTGGAAGGCATCAAGTACCGGATGTTGGAAGATGAATAG
- a CDS encoding c-type cytochrome — translation MSDHKHHEDHLEEVNGMKQGHGKVPKFLIVVYVVLAVWAVGYALLADGLDEREQATGGAAPVAISAEAGASVYGKSCAGCHGQNLEGSVGPALTGVVNKLGEDEVLNIIANGRGGMPPLGGTVSEDQRKSVVEFLKTKN, via the coding sequence ATGTCAGATCACAAACACCATGAAGACCATCTGGAAGAAGTAAACGGAATGAAACAGGGGCACGGGAAGGTTCCCAAGTTTCTTATCGTGGTATATGTTGTATTGGCTGTGTGGGCCGTTGGATATGCTCTTTTGGCTGATGGCTTGGATGAAAGGGAACAGGCCACAGGAGGGGCAGCGCCTGTTGCCATTTCCGCCGAAGCGGGAGCCAGTGTATATGGAAAAAGCTGTGCCGGCTGTCATGGACAAAATCTTGAAGGTAGTGTAGGTCCTGCCTTAACAGGTGTTGTTAATAAATTAGGTGAAGATGAAGTTCTAAATATTATAGCCAATGGACGCGGAGGAATGCCTCCATTGGGTGGAACCGTAAGTGAAGATCAAAGGAAATCCGTAGTGGAATTCTTAAAAACCAAGAATTAG
- a CDS encoding ABC transporter permease: protein MKNPLKIGLWHMAWRSLTRKKVRACLLSVSAAITSMVLFSAYFFIVSLENSFEASSARLGADIIVVPKGMGRQLEDLAISGFVSDKYLSENIVKEIESFDSVEIAAPQLYVSTVSTVCCGTEGDFPVVAFDPDKDFTLSSWLADKKELQPNEIVIGSEAGGKNFIYHYDNPYVEEWVTLFGNPFRVKNVLFPTGMSTDKTIFVRMDAIKKLAENHHPALAMPKDAVSLILVKTKPGTADFVQLNINQKYSDAEAVKGSALKETLSRQLFPMKLLSYSMILLVLIMNIFQVMTMYTALIGERKKEIGMLRAMGASKKSTFQLLLLETGMTSLLGAAAGAFLAGAILYDNRILILQLIQLPMRFPDWLSGMALGFAVIAIILLVSLLAALLPIYQMMKKEPYQLIREGE, encoded by the coding sequence ATGAAGAATCCTTTAAAGATTGGATTATGGCATATGGCGTGGAGAAGCCTGACCAGGAAAAAAGTCAGGGCATGTTTGCTTTCGGTTAGCGCAGCGATCACTTCGATGGTGTTATTTTCAGCTTATTTTTTTATCGTTTCCCTGGAAAATAGCTTTGAAGCCAGTTCTGCGCGACTTGGTGCCGATATTATTGTTGTACCAAAGGGAATGGGGCGTCAGTTAGAAGATTTGGCGATTTCCGGATTTGTATCTGATAAATATTTATCGGAAAACATCGTAAAGGAAATAGAAAGCTTTGATTCGGTGGAGATTGCCGCTCCTCAGCTGTATGTAAGCACGGTTTCCACCGTTTGCTGCGGGACAGAAGGAGACTTTCCGGTTGTCGCTTTCGATCCTGACAAGGATTTTACCCTTTCTTCCTGGCTGGCCGATAAAAAGGAGCTGCAACCGAATGAAATTGTAATCGGCTCAGAGGCTGGAGGTAAGAATTTCATCTATCACTATGACAATCCATATGTGGAGGAATGGGTGACCTTATTTGGAAATCCTTTTCGAGTTAAGAACGTATTATTTCCAACCGGAATGTCCACAGACAAAACCATATTTGTCCGTATGGATGCGATAAAGAAATTGGCTGAAAACCATCATCCTGCCCTTGCCATGCCCAAGGATGCCGTTTCTCTTATTCTTGTAAAAACAAAACCGGGGACCGCTGACTTTGTCCAGTTAAATATTAATCAGAAGTATTCTGACGCAGAAGCGGTAAAGGGTTCCGCTTTAAAGGAAACATTAAGCCGTCAATTGTTTCCCATGAAACTCCTAAGTTACTCGATGATTCTTCTTGTTCTGATTATGAATATCTTTCAGGTGATGACCATGTATACGGCGCTTATAGGGGAAAGGAAAAAGGAGATTGGAATGCTGCGGGCAATGGGAGCCTCAAAAAAATCAACCTTCCAATTGCTGCTGCTGGAAACGGGGATGACTTCATTATTAGGTGCTGCTGCAGGAGCATTTTTGGCAGGAGCCATTTTGTATGATAATCGAATCCTGATTCTCCAATTGATTCAACTTCCGATGAGGTTTCCTGACTGGCTAAGCGGTATGGCCTTAGGTTTCGCTGTCATTGCCATTATCCTGCTTGTTTCCTTATTGGCCGCCTTGCTTCCCATTTATCAAATGATGAAAAAAGAGCCATATCAGTTGATTCGGGAGGGGGAATAG
- a CDS encoding ABC transporter ATP-binding protein, with protein MISFEHISKSYLLGKGEKVQALSDINLHIPPGTFTAVVGSSGSGKSTLLAIAGLIETPSEGEIYFDLVPVSNMNERERTKIRGERCGFVYQFPSLVPTLNVMENVILPKVLQHSFHAKDIARAKELLDMVGIAEKAEYLPHQLSGGENRRVALVRALMNRPEIIFADEPTGALDEENSMKIVQLFHQLRQKGITIVMVTHQLHLAKGVDQVITLSQGKLDNISTSCL; from the coding sequence GTGATATCCTTTGAACATATATCCAAATCCTACTTATTGGGCAAAGGGGAAAAAGTTCAAGCACTGTCTGATATCAACCTTCATATCCCGCCGGGAACCTTTACCGCAGTAGTCGGATCATCCGGAAGCGGGAAATCCACCCTCCTTGCCATTGCCGGTCTGATAGAAACTCCTTCTGAAGGGGAAATTTATTTTGACCTTGTCCCTGTTTCAAATATGAACGAAAGGGAACGCACAAAAATAAGAGGGGAACGATGTGGATTTGTCTATCAATTCCCTAGTCTTGTTCCGACACTGAACGTCATGGAAAATGTGATTTTGCCAAAAGTGCTTCAACACTCTTTTCATGCAAAGGATATTGCACGGGCTAAGGAATTGCTGGACATGGTTGGGATCGCTGAAAAGGCAGAATATTTGCCCCATCAGCTAAGCGGAGGAGAGAACAGAAGGGTTGCCCTGGTCAGGGCATTAATGAACAGACCTGAAATTATTTTTGCTGATGAACCAACCGGAGCCCTTGACGAAGAAAATTCAATGAAGATTGTTCAGCTTTTCCACCAGCTTCGTCAAAAGGGGATCACCATCGTCATGGTGACTCACCAGCTTCACTTGGCAAAGGGAGTGGATCAAGTCATCACTCTTTCTCAAGGGAAACTGGATAATATTTCAACATCCTGTCTATAA
- a CDS encoding valine--tRNA ligase, producing MSEQTTELNIPKTYDPKQAEGKWYAYWLKKGLFRAERNPEKTPFTIVIPPPNVTGNLHIGHALNNTLQDIMIRYKRMQGFDALWLPGMDHAGIATQARVEGKLKEEGLSRYDLGRETFVEKVWEWKHHYANVIREQWSKMGLSLDYSRERFTLDEGLSKAVREVFVRLYEKGLIYRGKYIINWDPVTRTALSDIEVEYKEVKGALYHLRYPLKDGNGYIEVATTRPETMLGDTAVAVHPDDERYQHLIGKTVILPIVGREIEIIADSYVDKEFGSGAVKITPAHDPNDFEIGQRHQLEQVLVMDETGHMNENAGKYKGMDRFECRKAIVKDLQEQGVLFKIEEHVHSVGHSERSGAVIEPYLSTQWFVKMKPLAEQAIADGLKEDTVQFVPERFKKIYLHWIENVRDWCISRQLWWGHRIPAWYCEDCGETIVSRKDVRVCSCGSHQLKQDEDVLDTWFSSALWPFSTLGWPDETEDIKHFYPTDVLVTGYDIIYFWVARMIFTALEFTNQNPFKYVLITGLVRDAEGRKMSKSLGNGVDPMEVIDQYGADAMRYMLATGSTPGNDQRFRWERVEAARNFANKIWNASRFALMNLEGFTVDQINLSGPLSTPDQWILHRLNETIKDVTRLLDQFEFGEVGRILYNFIWDDFCDWYIEMAKITLYGNDEKGKLKTKSVLTYVLDQILKLLHPYMPFVTEEIWQHIPHQGESIMSSKWPVANDQFDYPEAAKEMGLLMDIIKAVRNIRAEVNVPLSKKIELLVRTNEENLRLLKEGESYLRRFCNTETLRMGPELSVPEKTMSAVVTGAEIYLPLAGLIDIDKEIERLSKELVTLNYEVDRVQKKLSNKGFIDKAPAHVVEEERKKEKDYLEKREKVKIRLEELKGLGS from the coding sequence ATGTCTGAACAAACCACTGAATTAAATATTCCAAAAACATATGACCCGAAACAGGCAGAGGGGAAATGGTATGCCTATTGGCTGAAAAAGGGGCTGTTTAGGGCGGAAAGAAACCCTGAAAAGACTCCTTTCACCATTGTAATTCCTCCGCCCAATGTTACCGGAAATCTTCATATTGGTCATGCCCTCAACAATACCCTTCAAGATATCATGATTCGTTACAAGCGGATGCAGGGTTTTGATGCATTATGGCTTCCAGGAATGGACCACGCAGGAATTGCGACCCAAGCCAGGGTGGAGGGGAAATTAAAGGAGGAAGGGTTGTCCCGCTATGATCTTGGTCGGGAAACCTTCGTTGAAAAAGTATGGGAATGGAAGCATCATTATGCCAATGTGATTCGGGAACAATGGTCGAAAATGGGCCTTTCCCTTGATTATTCCAGAGAGCGTTTCACCCTTGACGAAGGATTATCCAAAGCCGTAAGAGAAGTGTTTGTTCGTCTCTACGAGAAGGGGCTGATTTATCGGGGAAAATACATTATTAACTGGGATCCTGTTACCCGCACCGCATTATCGGATATTGAAGTGGAGTATAAAGAAGTGAAGGGCGCTCTTTATCATCTGCGCTACCCGTTAAAGGATGGCAATGGTTATATTGAAGTGGCCACCACCCGTCCTGAAACGATGCTAGGGGATACCGCTGTAGCGGTACATCCTGATGATGAACGTTATCAGCATCTGATTGGCAAAACAGTTATACTCCCCATTGTCGGCCGTGAAATTGAAATTATTGCCGATAGCTATGTGGATAAGGAATTTGGAAGCGGAGCCGTAAAAATAACCCCTGCCCATGATCCCAATGATTTCGAAATTGGACAGCGTCATCAATTGGAACAAGTGTTAGTGATGGATGAAACGGGTCATATGAATGAAAATGCCGGAAAATATAAAGGAATGGATCGCTTTGAATGTAGAAAGGCCATTGTAAAGGATCTTCAGGAACAGGGAGTTTTATTTAAAATTGAAGAGCATGTCCATTCCGTTGGCCATAGTGAACGAAGTGGAGCCGTAATCGAACCTTATTTGTCCACCCAATGGTTTGTAAAGATGAAGCCATTGGCAGAGCAGGCGATTGCCGATGGGTTGAAAGAGGATACGGTTCAGTTCGTTCCTGAGAGATTTAAGAAAATTTATCTCCATTGGATAGAAAATGTGAGAGATTGGTGTATTTCCAGACAGTTGTGGTGGGGTCACCGGATACCTGCATGGTACTGTGAAGATTGCGGAGAAACCATCGTATCCCGAAAAGATGTGAGGGTTTGTTCCTGTGGAAGCCATCAATTGAAGCAGGACGAGGATGTGCTGGATACCTGGTTTAGTTCAGCCCTCTGGCCCTTCTCCACCCTTGGATGGCCGGATGAAACTGAAGACATCAAGCATTTTTATCCCACTGACGTTTTGGTTACCGGATATGATATTATTTATTTCTGGGTTGCCCGTATGATTTTTACCGCATTGGAATTTACCAACCAAAATCCGTTCAAATATGTGTTAATTACTGGTTTGGTTCGAGATGCCGAAGGAAGAAAGATGTCCAAATCCTTGGGAAATGGTGTTGATCCAATGGAGGTTATAGACCAGTATGGGGCTGATGCCATGAGGTATATGCTGGCTACCGGAAGCACTCCGGGAAATGATCAGCGCTTCCGTTGGGAAAGGGTAGAAGCGGCCCGGAACTTTGCCAACAAAATTTGGAATGCCTCCCGTTTTGCCTTGATGAATTTAGAAGGATTTACCGTTGATCAGATCAACCTTTCCGGTCCATTAAGCACCCCTGATCAATGGATTCTCCATCGTCTAAATGAAACGATTAAAGATGTAACCAGACTTTTGGATCAATTTGAATTCGGTGAAGTGGGCAGAATTTTGTACAACTTTATCTGGGATGATTTTTGTGATTGGTATATTGAGATGGCCAAAATCACATTATATGGAAATGATGAAAAAGGGAAGCTCAAGACCAAATCAGTTCTTACCTATGTATTGGACCAAATATTAAAGCTTCTCCACCCCTACATGCCCTTTGTTACCGAGGAAATTTGGCAGCATATTCCACACCAGGGAGAAAGCATCATGTCTTCCAAATGGCCGGTGGCCAATGATCAGTTTGATTATCCTGAAGCTGCCAAGGAAATGGGTCTGTTGATGGATATCATAAAGGCGGTACGAAACATCCGGGCGGAAGTTAATGTTCCATTAAGTAAAAAGATTGAGCTCCTGGTTAGGACAAATGAAGAAAATCTTCGCCTGTTGAAGGAAGGGGAATCCTATCTCCGCCGTTTTTGCAATACAGAAACTCTTCGTATGGGCCCTGAACTTTCAGTTCCCGAAAAGACGATGTCTGCAGTGGTAACCGGAGCGGAGATTTACCTTCCTTTGGCTGGCTTAATTGACATTGATAAGGAGATTGAACGGTTGTCTAAGGAGCTAGTAACCTTAAATTATGAAGTAGACAGAGTGCAAAAGAAGCTTTCCAATAAAGGCTTTATTGATAAGGCACCTGCTCATGTGGTTGAGGAAGAAAGAAAGAAGGAAAAAGACTACCTGGAAAAAAGAGAAAAGGTTAAGATTAGATTGGAAGAATTAAAAGGATTGGGTTCATAA
- a CDS encoding bifunctional folylpolyglutamate synthase/dihydrofolate synthase codes for MNEGPFQHVNDAIGWVHQLLTLGIKPGLKRMEWMMEQLGNPHRRLKFIHIAGTNGKGSVASFLSYALREAGYDVGTFTSPYIIRFQNRIQYNLKDIPDQDLMELTSKVKPLAEELSKTEWGSPTEFEVITAMAILYFATVSFPDYVVWETGLGGRLDSTNIVHPVVSIITNIGYDHINILGESLKSIASEKAGIIKSGVPVVTAEEKKEALSVIEEMSQLKKASLYRFNQHFFIKEEHFSKVGQRFSFQSPFKEYSGVEIQLLGKHQLMNAAVALMALEILRQYNAAILEEEDVKRGMAKAFWPGRFEKVSEKPLVILDGAHNPEGMSSLVDALIQLYPEKEKHVILGVLKDKNYEEMVRRLTPICSSLTLTRPFHERGANPEEVAEKIKPIIGDATVFVESQWEKVLRIMMNDWNHKKMIVITGSLYFISDVRKFLVEYNKERIGD; via the coding sequence ATGAATGAAGGACCTTTTCAACATGTAAATGACGCAATAGGGTGGGTACATCAGCTGCTCACCCTGGGTATCAAACCCGGATTAAAGAGAATGGAATGGATGATGGAACAACTGGGAAATCCTCACCGACGGCTAAAGTTTATCCATATTGCCGGCACCAATGGAAAGGGTTCTGTGGCTTCTTTTCTTTCCTATGCTTTACGGGAAGCCGGTTATGATGTGGGAACCTTTACTTCTCCCTATATCATCCGATTTCAGAATCGCATTCAGTATAATCTAAAGGATATTCCGGACCAAGATTTAATGGAACTCACTTCAAAGGTAAAACCTTTAGCTGAAGAACTTTCCAAAACGGAGTGGGGATCACCCACAGAATTTGAAGTAATCACCGCTATGGCGATTCTTTATTTTGCCACGGTTTCTTTTCCCGATTATGTGGTGTGGGAAACAGGCCTTGGCGGAAGGCTGGATTCAACCAATATCGTTCATCCTGTGGTATCCATCATCACAAACATTGGATATGACCATATAAATATACTAGGTGAAAGCCTAAAAAGCATTGCCAGCGAGAAAGCCGGGATTATAAAGTCCGGGGTCCCCGTAGTAACCGCAGAGGAAAAAAAAGAAGCTCTTTCCGTCATTGAAGAGATGAGTCAATTGAAAAAAGCTTCCCTCTACCGGTTCAATCAGCATTTTTTTATAAAAGAAGAACACTTCTCCAAAGTTGGACAACGTTTCTCTTTTCAGAGTCCCTTTAAAGAATATTCTGGGGTGGAAATACAGCTGTTAGGAAAACACCAATTGATGAATGCTGCAGTTGCCCTGATGGCCCTTGAAATCTTAAGGCAGTACAATGCCGCCATTTTGGAGGAAGAGGATGTAAAAAGAGGAATGGCCAAAGCCTTTTGGCCCGGACGCTTTGAAAAAGTTAGCGAAAAGCCGCTGGTGATTTTAGACGGAGCCCACAATCCCGAAGGGATGTCTTCTCTTGTCGATGCTCTAATACAATTGTATCCTGAAAAGGAAAAACATGTTATTTTGGGAGTGTTGAAAGATAAAAACTATGAAGAGATGGTGCGCCGTTTAACACCGATTTGTTCTTCATTAACCCTGACCAGACCTTTCCATGAAAGGGGAGCCAATCCGGAAGAAGTGGCTGAAAAAATAAAGCCTATCATTGGTGATGCAACGGTTTTTGTTGAATCTCAATGGGAAAAGGTCCTAAGAATCATGATGAATGATTGGAATCATAAAAAAATGATTGTAATTACCGGCTCATTATATTTTATTTCTGATGTTAGGAAATTTCTGGTGGAGTACAACAAAGAAAGGATTGGTGACTAG